The proteins below are encoded in one region of Candidatus Dadabacteria bacterium:
- the scpA gene encoding methylmalonyl-CoA mutase has product MRPDFSKINLGFGSNGSGNARASGNIVRESPEKIDIKEFYVPNDLSDSEHLGFVSGIPPYLRGPYPTMYITRPWTIRQYAGFSTAEESNAFYRRNLAAGQKGLSIAFDLPTHRGYDSDHPRVSGDVGKAGVAIDSVLDMEILLDRIPLDQISVSMTMNGAVLPIMAFYIVVAERQGVGPEKLSGTIQNDILKEFMVRNTYIYPPEFSMKIVSDIFEYTSKNMPKFNSISVSGYHMEEAGATSDIELAYTLADGLEYLRAGVEAGLNIDDFAPRISFFWGIGMDHFMEIAKMRAARMLWAKIVKTFEPKKPASLMLRTHCQTSGWSLTEQDPFNNVTRTCVEALSAVLGGTQSLHTNALDEAIALPTDFSARIARNTQLYLQKETDVCRLIDPWAGSYYVEYLTHNLGRRAWELIMEIEELGGMSKAIETGLPKMRIEEAAARKQARIDSGKDVIVGVNSYNSDAQEEFDILEVDNRKVRENQIKRLEKLKEKRDSEAVERALRKITECAKTEQGNLLSLAVEAARENATLGEISDACEEAWGRYRPGWRTISGVYSSEISKDAGFAKARELADRFATLEGRRPRILVAKMGQDGHDRGAKIIATGFADLGFDVDIGPLFQTPEEAARQAVENDVHIIGISSLAAGHKTLIPELIKRLDEMGGDDIMVVAGGVIPKRDYDYLRNAGVSQIFGPGTVLSEAAEAILVPLTETRT; this is encoded by the coding sequence ATGAGACCTGATTTTTCGAAAATAAATCTCGGCTTCGGTTCAAACGGCAGCGGCAACGCACGTGCGAGCGGAAATATCGTAAGAGAATCACCGGAGAAAATAGACATAAAAGAATTTTATGTCCCCAACGACCTCAGCGATTCTGAACACCTAGGATTTGTCTCCGGAATTCCGCCCTACCTTCGCGGACCCTACCCGACCATGTACATCACGAGACCCTGGACCATCAGACAGTACGCGGGATTCTCCACCGCGGAGGAATCAAACGCTTTCTACAGAAGAAATCTGGCCGCGGGGCAGAAGGGGCTTTCAATAGCCTTCGATCTTCCCACCCACAGGGGATATGACTCAGACCATCCAAGAGTTTCGGGAGACGTTGGAAAGGCAGGCGTAGCAATAGATTCGGTACTCGACATGGAGATTCTTCTCGATCGAATACCCCTTGATCAGATCTCGGTTTCCATGACCATGAACGGCGCGGTTCTGCCGATCATGGCTTTCTACATAGTCGTTGCGGAGCGGCAGGGAGTGGGACCGGAAAAACTCAGCGGAACGATCCAAAACGACATACTCAAGGAGTTCATGGTAAGGAACACCTACATTTACCCGCCCGAATTCTCGATGAAGATAGTTTCAGACATTTTCGAATATACATCGAAAAACATGCCGAAGTTCAATTCGATAAGCGTAAGCGGCTACCACATGGAAGAAGCAGGCGCCACGTCGGACATAGAGCTTGCCTACACGCTCGCCGACGGCCTTGAGTATTTAAGGGCGGGAGTCGAGGCAGGACTCAACATTGACGATTTCGCTCCCAGAATTTCCTTTTTTTGGGGAATAGGCATGGACCATTTCATGGAAATCGCAAAAATGAGGGCGGCAAGAATGCTCTGGGCTAAGATCGTCAAGACCTTTGAGCCCAAAAAACCGGCTTCGCTCATGCTCAGAACCCACTGCCAGACTTCGGGATGGAGTCTCACGGAACAGGATCCGTTTAACAACGTGACGAGAACATGCGTTGAAGCCCTAAGTGCGGTGCTCGGCGGCACCCAGTCACTCCACACAAACGCTCTGGATGAAGCAATCGCCCTTCCCACCGACTTTTCCGCCAGGATAGCGAGAAACACCCAGCTTTATCTTCAGAAAGAAACAGATGTATGCAGGTTGATCGATCCTTGGGCGGGGTCCTACTATGTCGAGTACCTGACTCATAATCTGGGGAGAAGGGCCTGGGAACTAATAATGGAAATAGAAGAGCTGGGAGGAATGTCCAAAGCCATAGAAACCGGGTTACCGAAAATGAGAATAGAAGAAGCAGCGGCACGAAAACAGGCAAGGATAGACTCGGGCAAAGACGTAATAGTAGGAGTCAACAGTTATAATTCGGACGCGCAGGAAGAATTCGATATACTGGAAGTGGATAACCGCAAGGTGAGGGAGAACCAGATTAAAAGACTGGAGAAACTGAAAGAAAAAAGGGATTCCGAGGCGGTTGAACGCGCGCTTCGGAAAATCACTGAATGCGCGAAAACGGAGCAAGGCAACCTTCTCTCCCTGGCGGTTGAGGCCGCAAGGGAAAACGCCACCCTCGGAGAAATATCGGACGCGTGCGAGGAGGCATGGGGGAGATACAGGCCTGGATGGCGCACGATCTCGGGAGTATATTCATCGGAAATTTCGAAGGACGCCGGATTTGCCAAGGCAAGGGAGCTTGCTGACCGTTTCGCCACCCTGGAAGGGAGAAGGCCCAGAATACTGGTCGCAAAAATGGGCCAAGACGGCCATGACCGCGGGGCGAAGATAATAGCGACGGGCTTTGCAGATCTCGGTTTCGATGTGGACATAGGCCCGCTCTTCCAAACCCCTGAAGAAGCGGCAAGGCAGGCAGTTGAAAACGATGTTCACATAATCGGAATATCCAGCTTGGCCGCCGGCCACAAGACACTCATCCCAGAACTTATAAAAAGGCTCGACGAGATGGGAGGCGACGACATAATGGTGGTCGCAGGAGGGGTTATACCCAAACGCGATTACGACTACCTCAGGAACGCCGGAGTCTCGCAGATATTCGGTCCGGGGACCGTGCTGTCCGAAGCGGCTGAAGCCATACTCGTGCCCCTGACAGAAACCCGAACATGA
- a CDS encoding DUF971 domain-containing protein — MTQLNRSRLNGRVKYRVVGTKPKEINEFTEKALQIVWDNGEESVFFYDELREICPCATCRRLRKKSRTGKLPFKKRIPLGKSSMAPERIEYVGNYAIRFIGENWCETGFYTFDFLRKNSVSGK, encoded by the coding sequence ATGACACAATTAAATCGATCGCGGTTGAACGGGCGGGTAAAATATCGTGTCGTGGGCACAAAACCTAAGGAAATAAACGAATTTACCGAAAAAGCTCTTCAGATCGTCTGGGACAACGGTGAAGAAAGCGTATTCTTTTACGACGAACTCAGAGAGATCTGTCCCTGCGCCACCTGCAGGAGGCTCAGGAAAAAGAGCAGAACCGGGAAACTCCCGTTTAAAAAACGGATACCCCTCGGAAAAAGCAGCATGGCGCCGGAGAGGATAGAGTACGTCGGGAACTACGCCATAAGGTTCATAGGCGAGAACTGGTGTGAAACCGGATTCTATACCTTCGATTTTTTAAGGAAAAACAGCGTTTCGGGCAAATAA
- a CDS encoding class I SAM-dependent methyltransferase, with translation MMEEHMEDYNYEPFADTEEYRKVNGDMTRNWIQIMVERGVESLDRFLDVATGAGTMAQLFFEMLPANLKESAVFCLDQSAGALKLTKRRLEKEIDKLTLINSSIQELDLPPKSLDVAIWGNGIHYLDEEEQLKSLKAIKRALKPGGWFFFNTSFYEGARPEETIPFYRTQVRNAVQFLRKQGVKRVKVEGKAEAAKFHPRSYYEELVGKVGFDLIDAQEFAADLTKEAWEYISSFQQYAAGALHGYPDEAVSDAMKNAVEPAILLHGEVDEDGNHFVTRKWLSISARRA, from the coding sequence ATGATGGAAGAGCATATGGAAGATTACAACTATGAGCCTTTTGCCGATACCGAGGAGTACAGAAAGGTAAACGGCGATATGACCAGAAACTGGATCCAGATAATGGTTGAAAGAGGGGTGGAGAGTCTCGACAGGTTCCTTGACGTCGCTACGGGCGCGGGCACCATGGCGCAGCTTTTTTTCGAAATGCTTCCCGCAAATCTAAAGGAGTCGGCGGTGTTCTGCCTTGATCAGTCGGCAGGCGCTCTTAAGCTTACCAAGCGCAGGCTTGAGAAAGAGATTGACAAGCTGACTCTTATCAATTCCTCAATACAGGAACTTGATCTGCCTCCGAAAAGCCTTGACGTGGCCATATGGGGCAACGGCATACATTACCTTGACGAAGAGGAACAGCTGAAGAGCCTCAAAGCGATCAAAAGAGCGCTTAAGCCCGGGGGCTGGTTTTTTTTCAACACCTCTTTTTACGAGGGGGCAAGACCCGAGGAGACCATACCTTTCTACAGAACCCAGGTGAGAAACGCCGTCCAGTTCCTGAGAAAACAAGGAGTGAAAAGAGTGAAGGTCGAGGGGAAAGCCGAAGCCGCGAAGTTTCACCCGCGCTCCTACTACGAAGAACTCGTGGGCAAGGTGGGATTTGACCTTATCGACGCTCAGGAATTCGCCGCCGATCTTACGAAAGAAGCATGGGAGTACATAAGTTCCTTCCAGCAGTATGCCGCCGGCGCCCTTCACGGCTATCCGGATGAGGCCGTTTCCGATGCTATGAAAAACGCCGTTGAGCCGGCAATTCTTCTCCATGGGGAAGTGGACGAGGACGGCAACCACTTTGTTACCAGAAAGTGGCTTTCCATAAGCGCACGACGGGCGTGA
- the xseA gene encoding exodeoxyribonuclease VII large subunit: MDRKIYSVSELNSSIKDAIELEFGGETIWVGGEISGFKGHYASGHWYFSLKDKQSQISAVCFRGNNQQIKFTPENGMDVICAARVGVYEKDGKYQLYVSAMEPKGVGADALALEKLKQKLFEEGLFDVSKKRPLPFLSRRIGVVTSPSGAAVRDVIKVIYRRSPNVEVVISPASVQGDSAPAEITRALDRLYGMEGLDLVIVTRGGGSKEDLRAFNDEGVARKIAVSPFPVISAVGHEVDVTIADLVSDVRAATPSMAAELAVKEKREVLEDLAQFRRRLDFSLTSRIDMFSMQLDGLAASFRHHMTSRIENLERRIENYSGKLTSLNPFSVLERGYAIVSKEESGEIVQDSRMLELKEKLVLRLSRGRAFCSVEGTENEPQV, from the coding sequence ATGGACAGGAAAATCTACAGCGTATCGGAACTCAATTCCTCGATAAAGGATGCGATTGAGCTTGAGTTCGGCGGAGAGACAATATGGGTTGGGGGAGAGATTTCCGGTTTCAAGGGGCATTACGCAAGCGGCCACTGGTATTTTTCCCTGAAAGACAAGCAGAGTCAGATCTCCGCAGTCTGCTTCAGAGGTAATAACCAGCAGATAAAATTCACACCGGAGAACGGGATGGATGTCATCTGCGCCGCGCGCGTTGGAGTTTACGAAAAAGACGGCAAGTACCAGTTGTACGTAAGCGCAATGGAACCGAAGGGAGTGGGTGCCGACGCGCTCGCGCTTGAAAAACTCAAGCAGAAACTTTTCGAAGAAGGACTTTTTGACGTCTCGAAAAAACGCCCCCTTCCTTTTCTCTCCCGCAGAATAGGGGTTGTTACCTCCCCTTCGGGAGCTGCCGTGAGGGATGTCATCAAGGTCATATACAGGAGATCTCCCAATGTCGAGGTTGTTATTTCTCCTGCGAGCGTTCAGGGGGATAGCGCCCCGGCCGAGATAACCAGAGCCCTTGATAGGCTTTACGGCATGGAGGGCCTTGACCTTGTGATCGTGACTAGGGGAGGGGGATCGAAAGAGGATCTCAGGGCCTTTAACGACGAGGGGGTCGCCAGAAAAATCGCTGTTTCCCCTTTCCCCGTGATCTCGGCCGTGGGTCATGAAGTGGACGTGACGATAGCCGATCTGGTATCTGATGTGAGAGCGGCCACTCCTTCAATGGCTGCCGAACTTGCGGTAAAGGAAAAAAGGGAAGTTCTCGAAGATCTCGCGCAGTTTCGCCGCAGGCTCGATTTCTCTCTCACAAGCCGTATAGACATGTTTTCCATGCAGCTTGACGGACTCGCAGCCAGTTTCAGGCATCATATGACCTCGCGGATCGAGAATCTTGAACGACGCATCGAGAATTACTCCGGAAAACTTACCTCCCTGAACCCTTTCAGCGTTCTTGAGAGAGGATACGCCATAGTCTCAAAAGAAGAAAGCGGAGAGATAGTGCAGGATTCCCGGATGCTTGAACTCAAGGAAAAACTGGTTTTAAGGCTAAGCAGGGGCAGGGCGTTTTGCAGCGTTGAGGGAACGGAGAACGAGCCGCAGGTCTGA
- a CDS encoding radical SAM protein — protein MKISEIFFSIQGEGIHIGLPTVFLRLFACDLRCSWCDTMYAVEGNDFREMETSEVLKKILEYGCSRVCITGGEPLIQRDEVEEITEFLLERDFVVVLETSGNKKPPGIFSHPNSVVSMDCKCPGSGMDSRMDFSLYDDLEEKDQLKFVIADSADYEYARSVMAKRHIRASIIFQPVYGTKADWIAERVLRDGMENVRVLPQLHKIFWGEKRGV, from the coding sequence ATGAAGATAAGCGAAATTTTCTTTTCAATACAGGGTGAAGGAATCCATATTGGGCTGCCGACGGTCTTTCTCAGGCTTTTTGCCTGTGATCTCAGATGCAGCTGGTGCGACACCATGTATGCCGTGGAGGGGAATGACTTCCGGGAGATGGAAACCAGCGAGGTCCTGAAAAAGATCCTTGAATACGGATGCTCCCGCGTCTGCATAACCGGCGGGGAGCCGCTTATCCAGCGGGATGAAGTGGAGGAGATAACGGAATTCCTGCTTGAAAGGGATTTCGTGGTCGTGCTTGAAACAAGCGGCAACAAGAAGCCGCCCGGAATTTTTTCCCATCCCAATTCGGTTGTGAGCATGGACTGCAAGTGCCCCGGTTCGGGCATGGACTCCAGAATGGATTTTTCGCTTTATGATGACCTGGAGGAAAAGGACCAGCTCAAGTTCGTAATAGCGGACAGTGCGGACTACGAATACGCAAGGAGCGTTATGGCGAAGCGTCACATAAGGGCTTCAATCATATTCCAGCCCGTTTACGGTACGAAAGCGGACTGGATAGCCGAGAGAGTCCTGCGCGACGGCATGGAGAATGTAAGAGTGCTTCCGCAGCTTCACAAAATATTCTGGGGAGAAAAAAGGGGAGTCTGA
- the queC gene encoding 7-cyano-7-deazaguanine synthase QueC: protein MVSGGVDSSTLCYKAVREGYEVFPLTFIYGQKHEREVRSSENICRHLGLSPNIIDLSSARTLFGASALTDRDVEIPRVSATARNYETLSATVVPNRNAIFLSLSVAYSQSIGCDTVFYGAHHSDRGVYPDCRAEFVSAFEKAERLATDNEHLTIIAPFIDMDKSGIVRLGARLGVPFEDTWSCYVGSRVHCGTCSSCRERKRAFIEAGVDDPTEYEA from the coding sequence ATGGTCTCTGGAGGCGTGGACAGTTCCACTCTCTGCTACAAGGCGGTTCGGGAAGGGTACGAAGTCTTCCCTCTTACCTTCATCTACGGACAGAAACACGAAAGGGAGGTCCGCTCCTCAGAAAATATATGTCGGCATCTGGGGCTTTCTCCCAACATAATTGATCTTTCTTCCGCAAGGACTCTTTTCGGCGCCTCTGCGCTTACCGACCGGGACGTTGAGATTCCCAGGGTTTCCGCGACGGCGCGCAATTACGAGACCCTCTCGGCAACAGTCGTTCCGAACCGAAACGCCATCTTTCTTTCCCTCTCGGTTGCCTATTCACAGAGCATCGGCTGCGACACTGTGTTCTACGGTGCGCATCATTCCGACAGGGGTGTGTATCCTGACTGCCGAGCGGAGTTCGTTTCGGCTTTCGAGAAAGCGGAAAGACTCGCGACTGATAACGAACACCTGACCATAATTGCCCCGTTTATAGATATGGACAAGTCGGGGATAGTAAGACTCGGCGCGCGTCTAGGGGTTCCTTTCGAAGATACGTGGTCGTGCTACGTGGGTTCCCGTGTGCACTGTGGCACCTGCAGTTCGTGCAGGGAGAGAAAAAGGGCTTTTATCGAAGCGGGTGTGGACGATCCGACTGAGTACGAGGCGTAG
- a CDS encoding pentapeptide repeat-containing protein produces MRFTYFCPRLRFSDYHWRWDAVADSEHVSKVQEGTAAWNRWREEEPDVIPDLGWANLNGINLDGAVFAKSALKLAFCKGCSMVGADFSEANMRGVNLEGCDLRGAVFRSANLEGAHMLGADLTGADFAGANLKLANFDGAVLRDANLRGAKKLRASQLFHLKELGNLNVSDEILEKVKTQSPHLFE; encoded by the coding sequence TTGCGATTTACATACTTCTGTCCGCGTTTAAGGTTTTCGGATTATCACTGGCGGTGGGATGCTGTGGCCGATTCTGAGCACGTCTCGAAGGTACAAGAGGGTACGGCCGCGTGGAACCGGTGGCGGGAAGAGGAGCCCGATGTTATCCCGGATCTTGGCTGGGCGAATCTTAACGGGATTAACCTTGACGGTGCCGTGTTTGCGAAGTCAGCTCTCAAGCTTGCTTTCTGCAAGGGGTGCAGCATGGTAGGCGCGGATTTTTCCGAGGCGAACATGCGCGGAGTGAACCTTGAGGGTTGCGATCTTCGCGGCGCGGTGTTCAGGAGCGCCAACCTTGAGGGGGCCCACATGCTGGGCGCTGATCTTACGGGTGCCGACTTCGCAGGAGCTAACCTAAAGCTTGCGAATTTCGACGGGGCGGTTCTCAGGGATGCCAATCTTAGAGGTGCGAAGAAATTGCGAGCTTCCCAGCTGTTTCATCTCAAGGAGCTTGGGAATCTCAATGTTTCAGACGAAATCCTTGAAAAGGTGAAAACTCAGTCTCCGCATCTGTTTGAGTGA
- a CDS encoding polyprenyl synthetase family protein — MEFSDIIEIIHPSLAETERKIDEFIKSDIPLVYEIAKYLLGGGGKRIRPSLVLLSSAACGLTDGEDRIAAAAGIELFHAGTLFHDDVVDQAEFRRGNASSNIVWGNKPTVLVGDFMLARGLELIYSCGSLELLRVVSRASSRLAEGHVLEIMSERKMVEISEDFCFSVIDHKTAALIECSTETGALLANTSNGAVRALSHYGHNIGIAFQLIDDALDYCSEENKFGKKTGQDLAERKMTLPLYYSIENAPEDVRRKVIETLDKEDDLDSSEIAEISQLVAHYRGVDLTRQRAKEFVVEAKKSLDEIPQNDYKESLGHLADYVAERNF; from the coding sequence ATGGAGTTCTCAGACATAATTGAGATAATTCACCCGAGCCTTGCGGAAACAGAGAGGAAAATCGATGAATTCATAAAATCCGATATTCCTCTGGTCTACGAAATAGCCAAGTATCTGCTTGGCGGAGGAGGAAAGAGAATCAGGCCTTCTCTGGTTCTTCTCTCAAGCGCCGCCTGCGGGCTTACCGATGGGGAAGATCGGATTGCGGCAGCTGCCGGGATTGAACTTTTCCACGCCGGCACCCTTTTTCACGACGATGTAGTTGATCAGGCGGAGTTCAGAAGGGGAAACGCTTCTTCAAATATCGTTTGGGGAAACAAGCCCACCGTACTGGTGGGGGATTTTATGCTGGCCCGGGGCCTTGAGCTTATATACAGCTGCGGCAGTCTTGAACTCCTGAGAGTGGTTTCCAGGGCCTCATCTCGTCTTGCCGAGGGCCATGTGCTCGAGATTATGAGCGAAAGAAAGATGGTCGAAATCTCGGAGGACTTCTGTTTTTCCGTGATTGACCACAAAACGGCCGCGCTCATTGAGTGCTCGACCGAGACCGGGGCGCTTCTGGCGAATACTTCAAACGGGGCGGTCAGAGCTCTTTCACACTACGGGCACAACATAGGAATAGCGTTTCAGCTTATAGACGATGCGCTTGACTACTGTTCTGAAGAGAACAAGTTCGGGAAAAAAACCGGACAGGATCTGGCTGAACGGAAGATGACCCTCCCGCTTTACTACTCAATTGAAAACGCTCCGGAAGACGTGAGACGCAAAGTGATCGAAACGCTTGACAAGGAAGATGATCTCGACAGTTCCGAGATAGCGGAGATATCGCAGCTAGTAGCCCACTACCGCGGGGTCGATTTGACCAGACAGCGGGCAAAAGAGTTTGTGGTTGAAGCGAAAAAATCTCTGGACGAGATACCACAGAACGATTATAAGGAATCCCTCGGTCACCTCGCCGATTACGTGGCCGAGAGAAACTTCTGA
- the meaB gene encoding methylmalonyl Co-A mutase-associated GTPase MeaB, whose translation MTPHKKTEAETYRQGIAKGEIPALSRAITLAESTLPEHKKLAREIITWCLPRSGKSIRVGITGIPGVGKSSFIESLGLYLARECGKKIAVLAIDPTSSETGGSVLGDKLRMQELSRHENVYVRPSPSAGSLGGVAKKTSDAVILCEAAGFDTIFIETVGVGQSEITCHSMVDFFMLLMITGAGDDIQGIKKGIIELADAVLITKADGRNKKKAELMKQEMEEALGFHRPPESGWGPRAYACSSVTGYGIKEIWQCVMDYEYLCRENGYFTEKRRKQAKYRLHEALVQNLEDSFYENSLIKETLGKVEKEVMEGKTDPYTGAANLLDLYFERLSPPRSAQEK comes from the coding sequence ATGACCCCGCATAAAAAAACGGAAGCGGAAACTTACCGCCAAGGCATAGCCAAAGGAGAAATACCCGCTCTTAGCAGGGCGATCACCCTTGCGGAGAGCACCCTACCCGAGCATAAAAAGCTTGCACGGGAAATAATCACGTGGTGTCTGCCGCGGTCCGGAAAATCCATAAGGGTGGGAATTACGGGTATACCCGGAGTCGGAAAGAGCAGCTTCATAGAATCTCTGGGTCTCTATTTGGCCCGCGAATGCGGAAAAAAGATAGCGGTGCTCGCAATCGATCCCACGAGCAGCGAAACCGGGGGAAGCGTTTTGGGCGATAAACTCAGAATGCAGGAGCTTTCCCGCCATGAAAACGTCTATGTAAGGCCCTCTCCGTCGGCCGGTTCTCTGGGGGGAGTCGCAAAAAAGACAAGCGACGCCGTGATTCTCTGTGAGGCGGCAGGATTCGACACCATCTTTATAGAAACGGTGGGAGTCGGTCAGTCTGAAATTACCTGTCACTCCATGGTCGATTTCTTCATGCTGCTCATGATTACCGGGGCGGGAGATGACATTCAGGGAATAAAAAAGGGAATAATCGAACTCGCTGACGCCGTATTGATAACCAAAGCGGACGGGAGAAACAAGAAAAAGGCGGAGCTTATGAAACAGGAAATGGAGGAGGCGCTGGGATTCCACAGACCGCCCGAATCCGGGTGGGGCCCCAGGGCTTATGCCTGCTCCTCCGTTACGGGTTACGGAATAAAGGAAATCTGGCAGTGTGTCATGGACTATGAATATCTCTGCAGAGAAAACGGATACTTCACGGAGAAAAGAAGAAAGCAGGCCAAGTACCGCCTGCATGAAGCGCTCGTCCAGAATCTTGAAGACAGCTTTTATGAGAACTCCCTCATCAAAGAAACGCTCGGCAAAGTGGAAAAAGAAGTAATGGAAGGAAAAACGGATCCCTACACGGGAGCCGCGAATCTGCTCGATCTTTATTTTGAAAGGCTTAGTCCACCTCGGTCGGCACAAGAAAAATGA
- the rimI gene encoding ribosomal-protein-alanine N-acetyltransferase, which translates to MIIKALSPKYINEIVKIENESFIAPWPKQVLADYIKKSGFFCNIAINGSDEDVAGYSISTLIYDEIHVFKIAVASCHRRKGIAIELLSDTFNFYEKMGALSVILEVRTTNTPAITLYEKLGFEILRTRKNYYGRGRGDAYVMGLALDSYYQKFLSAT; encoded by the coding sequence ATGATCATAAAGGCCCTCTCACCAAAATACATAAACGAGATCGTGAAGATCGAAAACGAATCCTTCATCGCCCCGTGGCCAAAACAGGTGCTTGCGGATTACATCAAAAAATCCGGGTTTTTCTGCAATATAGCCATAAACGGAAGCGACGAAGATGTTGCAGGCTACTCAATATCCACCCTTATCTACGACGAAATTCACGTATTCAAGATCGCCGTGGCATCTTGCCACAGGAGGAAGGGAATAGCGATTGAACTGCTCTCAGACACGTTTAATTTTTACGAAAAGATGGGGGCTCTCTCGGTTATTCTCGAGGTAAGAACGACAAACACACCGGCGATCACGCTTTACGAAAAGCTCGGGTTTGAGATTCTTAGAACACGCAAGAACTACTATGGCAGGGGGAGAGGGGACGCCTACGTGATGGGTCTTGCGCTTGACAGCTACTATCAGAAGTTTCTCTCGGCCACGTAA
- a CDS encoding FAD-dependent thymidylate synthase → MSTEIKIDDEDVAREMERYVSNLDRDIYTISNIPEEVVAVIFAYVSRSPKSFRENIDTVIREQEMGRDRAEKFHEKWVLNYGHASVAEHATVHIGVERVSRLFSSLLECANEFLSFTEYSQRYQRPRKGDNYIPQELDSRPALKKEFEELCDFQYEVYSRLNTELFDFLKKKFPVPEDKEERAHFRALEKIAFEDARYALNLSTLTNLGMTANARAMEQTLSALLSSRYLEARNRAEEIKSEVRFSVPTLVKYADENPYMVGTREALEEFSRSLGDAGKSPPGNGSSVTLFDYTGRGKENSQAEALSEIARGLLFEFSGLSVGDIERHLSENTPELKKIFLMAVEELGKHDNPVGIFKSINYNAEFVLSEAAWHQLLRHRKVSWTVKEPSVGEGVTVPPHVAESGTEELLLEAIGRSERFYEELVDAGFRDVASYVVTNAHNRRVCGSFDLWELYHLTNLRMSEGAQWDIKNVIEQLAREIGKVHPVFVHSALKRVS, encoded by the coding sequence TTGTCCACCGAGATAAAAATAGATGATGAAGACGTCGCCCGGGAGATGGAACGTTACGTTTCGAATCTCGACAGGGACATCTACACCATAAGCAACATTCCCGAGGAAGTCGTTGCCGTCATCTTCGCCTACGTAAGCAGAAGCCCCAAAAGTTTCAGGGAAAACATAGACACCGTGATAAGGGAGCAGGAGATGGGGAGGGACAGGGCGGAAAAGTTCCACGAGAAGTGGGTTCTTAACTACGGCCACGCTTCTGTTGCCGAGCACGCGACCGTGCACATAGGCGTTGAGAGGGTTTCAAGGCTTTTCTCTTCCCTGCTTGAATGCGCAAACGAATTTCTCTCGTTTACCGAATACTCGCAGAGATACCAGAGACCGCGCAAAGGCGACAACTATATTCCCCAAGAGCTTGACTCGCGCCCCGCCCTTAAAAAAGAGTTCGAAGAGCTTTGCGATTTTCAGTACGAGGTTTACTCGAGACTTAACACCGAGCTCTTTGATTTTCTGAAAAAGAAGTTTCCCGTTCCCGAAGACAAGGAGGAAAGAGCCCATTTCAGGGCACTTGAGAAAATAGCGTTTGAGGACGCAAGGTACGCTCTTAATCTCTCAACGCTTACGAATCTCGGCATGACGGCAAACGCAAGAGCCATGGAGCAGACCCTCTCCGCTCTTCTTTCAAGCCGCTACCTGGAGGCCAGAAATAGGGCCGAGGAGATAAAGAGCGAGGTCAGGTTCTCGGTTCCGACGCTTGTTAAGTACGCTGACGAGAACCCCTACATGGTCGGAACGCGAGAGGCGCTCGAGGAGTTCTCGCGTAGTCTCGGTGACGCTGGGAAAAGCCCACCCGGCAATGGATCCTCGGTTACCCTTTTTGACTACACGGGGCGGGGAAAGGAAAATTCCCAGGCCGAGGCTTTAAGTGAGATCGCAAGAGGGCTTCTTTTCGAATTCTCGGGGCTTTCAGTCGGAGATATAGAAAGGCACCTTTCCGAAAACACCCCGGAGCTCAAGAAGATTTTCTTAATGGCCGTCGAAGAGCTCGGAAAGCACGACAACCCGGTGGGCATATTCAAATCGATTAACTACAACGCCGAGTTCGTCCTGAGCGAGGCGGCGTGGCATCAGCTGCTTAGGCACAGGAAAGTCAGCTGGACCGTGAAGGAGCCTTCCGTGGGGGAAGGCGTGACGGTTCCACCACATGTTGCGGAATCGGGAACGGAGGAGCTTTTGCTCGAAGCCATCGGGCGAAGCGAGCGGTTCTATGAAGAACTCGTTGACGCCGGTTTTCGCGACGTGGCGAGCTACGTTGTTACAAATGCCCACAACAGGAGAGTCTGCGGCAGCTTCGATCTCTGGGAGCTGTACCACCTGACGAACCTGCGGATGTCGGAGGGGGCGCAATGGGACATAAAGAACGTCATTGAGCAGCTTGCCCGGGAAATTGGCAAAGTGCACCCGGTCTTTGTTCATTCCGCTTTGAAAAGGGTTAGTTAA